GCAATCATTAGTGATGGTCATGAACCCATATTGTTTCTGTAGGTAACTGCTATATTCAGGCATCTCTTGTTGGTATTGGGAGTCTTCATTCCATCATAACTGGAATAAACGTCGAACTTTCTAGCCAGCATGTTCTTGATGCGAATACTATAACTAATTCTGGATGCATGGGAGGCACAATACCAAAGGTCTTCGACTTTGTCATGAGGGGTGGAGTAGTCCTAGAATCTGCTTATCCATATACTGGGAAGAGGGGCTTTTGCCAGGATATTAAGGTAAAATATATTGCAACTTTTGATTTCAATAAATAAAAGCCAATAAACTATTCATGTTAATATGCTTTTTCTGTAGGCTAAAGGTCTTACTATTGAGGGTTGGGCACAAGTCGCTCCAGCAGAAGAAGCTCTCATGTATGCTGTGGCCCATCAGCCAGTTGCCGTTGGAGTAGCTGCTGGGACAGAGTTTGAAAATTATCAATATGTATGCTGTCTTCTGTTTCTCTAATATTTACTCAGGTTTTAAAATGGCGTTGCTATTATGTTACTGCAGAAATTAATTTCATGGTCTGTTATTGTGAATCATGAGTTTTATGACAATTAGACCCACGAGTCAGAATCCATTCGGAACGCAGTATCTATAAAGATATGATGTACTGATGTACTTCAATAAGTAGTATTCATATAGATAGATAAAAGTTAGTCATGATCAGATTCCTGTATGTTATGTTATCTGGCATATTCTAAACTTAAAAAAACATAATAAGATGAATGCTGAATGCATATAAAAGCCAGCCCCCCTCCCCNNNNNNNNNNNNNNNNNNNNNNNNNNNNNNNNNNNNNNNNNNNNNNNNNNNNNNNNNNNNNNNNNNNNNNNNNNNNNNNNNNNNNNNNNNNNNNNNNNNNNNNNNNNNNNNNNNNNNNNNNNNNNNNNNNNNNNNNNNNNNNNNNNNNNNNNNNNNNNNNNNNNNNNNNNNNNNNNNNNNNNNNNNNNNNNNNNNNNNNNNNNNNNNNNNNNNNNNNNNNNNNNNNNNNNNNNNNNNNNNNNNNNNNNNNNNNNNNNNNNNNNNNNNNNNNNNNNNNNNNNNNNNNNNNNNNNNNNNNNNNNNNNNNNNNNNNNNNNNNNNNNNNNNNNNNNNNNNNNNNNNNNNNNNNNNNNNNNNNNNNNNNNNNNNNNNNNNNNNNNNNNNNNNNNNNNNNNNNNNNNNNNNNNNNNAGCCTGATTTTGTTCTTGAATCACTTTCATTGTCTGAATACTGAAGCATAAAATCAGGGCCATGGAAGATTAATTTGAGAAAATCTAATGTGCCATTTCTTTGAATCTGCATGTAGGCCTGTTTGGTTGGTACGCTAACCATGCCGTTGCATGTGTTTATTACCTAATGCtttgttttcttttgctttttcTCTGATTCAGGGCGTTATGAATGTCCCAGTAGACCATGGAATTTTAAATCATGCAATGTTATTGATTGGATATAATGCCACTTCTTGGCTACTTCTGAATTCATGGAGTGAGGCATGGGGCATTAAAGGTGCTTGTCGGATCCTGAGGAAATCGCCAAATTCTGATGGATCTATTGGAATTTTATCTAGGGCCTATCTCCCCCTAAATCCATCTTTCACAACTGTCAGAACGAGAACAGAAAGTTGCCCTTGTTATTGGTCCAGGACGGTGAGGTGTCCGTCTGTCTTTGCTTAGTACGTTTACATTTTATGTATCTAGGCCAAAGAATGATAGTAATATGTTTTAACTACGTCTTTATTAGGCCTACCTAGAATAAGGAAGATCTTCCCACTCTTGATTTTCAAAATCTCATATTGGCATAATACTACTATTTTGGTTGTTGTTTTTGAGATAGCTTACCAAGCTTGACGCCTGGTGGCATAATACTACTCTGACATACAATAACACATTAGTTTGTaatattggttgcttcatattGATATACATCTGCATATCTCCATTCAAGTGCTTGTCTATGCTGCTAATCTGTTTTTTTTGGTTAACAGAAATCTCCTTGAACGAATGGTGCCAAGACAGATAACAGAGCACTTTTTGCCGAAGTTTATGGCCGTGGATAAGTGCTGGATTACTGTTAGTTACCTTTATGCATGATTGTGGATTGGACCACTAGTATTTCATACGATGTGCTAGGAGCTCTCGTAATTCGACATTTGTTTCAAGTTGGAGTCTGGTTTGGCCTGTGTTGGCACATTTTGGCAAAGTTGGACTTTGGTTTGGCCTATGTAGACTGAGTTTTTGCTGCTTGGTATGTGGTGCAGTGTATGATCCTTCGTGATCAGGTTGTAATATTCTGGGAGTCGATCCTTGCTAGTAGTTTGTTTATGATCTGGACCATGTGGTTTCTATAATGGAATTCTAAAGGCTTCTCTTTCATTAAAGTAAAAAGAAATGTGGTTTCTATAATCTGAAGTATGTTCATCTATTGTCTTGTGAATATTTCATCAGCAGAGCTCATATCTTAGGTGGCTACCCTACAACATAAAATGCTATGATGATTAAGATGTTTATTGAAGGGGGCCTTTTCATCAGCATGCATTATAGGAGCGCATTCAAATTTGAGCCGAGAAGTGTATTCTAGGAGGTGCTCATACATGCCTATGCTGCGTTGCTATGTACTACTCCTTccgtttgaactaaaaccacgacgagtaaatcggaatggagggagtagttcgtAAGTGTTTTCTCTAGTCATATGACGGTAATGCGTTTTCTTTAGTCATATGACGGTAACCCGTTAACACAATTCTCAACAACACTATATTAATCTGTTGCTTGAAATTGTGTTGTCCCAACAGGAGGTTTGATTGGACCCAATATGTTGTAGGGCACTTTTCCTAATTCAAAAGTTCGAAGGCAGTACAGTCTTAGAATTGTCAAAAAACTAACACGACAGTTTTGATCTACATCCTTTCATTTATTTTTTACATTATTTTGCAGCCAGAATAGTTGGGGCAACTCCTACGCAAGACCCAAACAAACGTGCGTCTTGTCTGGattttgtctgtttgggtcgggAAGACGAACGGCCGTGCCCGGTTTCGGTCGCCCACGTACTAATGCACCCAACCGGCGGCCGTGTCACAATTTGCCCGACTTTGAGTTTGAAAAAAAAGCCGTCCGCACATTTTAAAAAGCATACATAAAACATAATTAAATGTTAACATAAACTTAAAACTGTTCAAACTAGTCCCGCCGCACATTTAAACTTAAATTAAACTAAAGAACATAAAAAAGAAAAGATAGATTTGCCGCCGCCGTCGTGGCCGTCTTGGATGCCGCCATCGTCTTCACAcaccgccgtcctcctcgtcgtccaTGGTGAGGTCGACGTACGGCGGTAGCTGCCTGGCCGACCCACCTCTTCCCGTGGCGGGGATGTCTCAGGTGACCGTGGCGGCGTTGGCGCCCATGGCTCGGCACCCACCCTGTCGACCATCTCCGACGCGTGGACGACCATGTCCACCTTTGGCTCACCAAGCGCGGGTTCCACACGACGATGGGGGTTCCTCCTTCACCTCCTCCTTAACGGCCATGTCCAGCTCCAGGATGGCGACGTCGCCAGCCGCGGGAGAGGGCCAACTGGGTTTTGAGGCCCTCCCATTGGCGTTCGCCGTGGGTGTTGACAGGGTCCTCCATCACCCGCCTCATGAGCTGCACCTCCTCCTCGTCGATcatgggaggtggtggtggcggggacGGGGAGGGAGATGGCATCAGCATGAGGCCTCGCAGCCACGCACGCCCCGCGACTGGGGCGGGCTAAGAGAACACGTGTGGCGGGCAGGGCGCGGCCGCCACGGCTCAGAGGACGACCGACAAAAACAATTGCCGCCACAGGTCGTGCTCGTCGCAGAGCCACGTATCCCACACCGATGAATCTACGGCGTACCTACGGTTGCAGAGTAGATCCGGTTGCAGTCGGGCGCGGCGGCAGTCGATCTCCTCACAGCGGCCACGGCCGCTCACTGGGACCGATGGGATGGGCACCCGATCCGCGGAGAGATGCCAATTGTTGGAGATGTGGGCATCGCTCCACGGGAGTGGCGTCGCCATCTCCTAATAGCGTCGACAGACATTGGCGATGATGTATGACTACGAGGCCGTTGGCGGTGAGATGCTAACGCGGGCGGCGCGCAGCTGGTGGAGCGGTGGCGACTGGAGGATGACCCGACCTCctggtcgtgcttccccttgctgATCCAGTGCCACACCATGGCCGCTGGcgaggaggtggaggagaggaagtgGAAGAGCGAC
This region of Triticum aestivum cultivar Chinese Spring chromosome 2D, IWGSC CS RefSeq v2.1, whole genome shotgun sequence genomic DNA includes:
- the LOC123051970 gene encoding zingipain-2 isoform X3, which encodes MANVLLSGLRGAKQLGQNFRSACRSLSSGQLVEPGYVFGRKCFGPDYGVTTSVGQYGLPKSVDWRKVPWLKIPVKDQRGCGNCYIQASLVGIGSLHSIITGINVELSSQHVLDANTITNSGCMGGTIPKVFDFVMRGGVVLESAYPYTGKRGFCQDIKAKGLTIEGWAQVAPAEEALMYAVAHQPVAVGVAAGTEFENYQYGVMNVPVDHGILNHAMLLIGYNATSWLLLNSWSEAWGIKGACRILRKSPNSDGSIGILSRAYLPLNPSFTTVRTRTESCPCYWSRTKSP
- the LOC123051970 gene encoding zingipain-2 isoform X2 — its product is MANVLLSGLRGAKQLGQNFRSACRSLSSGQLVEPGYVFGRKCFGPDYGVTTSVGQYGLPKSVDWRKVPWLKIPVKDQRGCGNCYIQASLVGIGSLHSIITGINVELSSQHVLDANTITNSGCMGGTIPKVFDFVMRGGVVLESAYPYTGKRGFCQDIKAKGLTIEGWAQVAPAEEALMYAVAHQPVAVGVAAGTEFENYQYGVMNVPVDHGILNHAMLLIGYNATSWLLLNSWSEAWGIKGACRILRKSPNSDGSIGILSRAYLPLNPSFTTVRTRTESCPCYWSRTVRCPSVFA
- the LOC123051970 gene encoding zingipain-2 isoform X1; protein product: MANVLLSGLRGAKQLGQNFRSACRSLSSGQLVEPGYVFGRKCFGPDYGVTTSVGQYGLPKSVDWRKVPWLKIPVKDQRGCGNCYIQASLVGIGSLHSIITGINVELSSQHVLDANTITNSGCMGGTIPKVFDFVMRGGVVLESAYPYTGKRGFCQDIKAKGLTIEGWAQVAPAEEALMYAVAHQPVAVGVAAGTEFENYQYGVMNVPVDHGILNHAMLLIGYNATSWLLLNSWSEAWGIKGACRILRKSPNSDGSIGILSRAYLPLNPSFTTVRTRTESCPCYWSRTVRNLLERMVPRQITEHFLPKFMAVDKCWITVSYLYA